A stretch of Fundicoccus culcitae DNA encodes these proteins:
- a CDS encoding BMC domain-containing protein → MAELERKIYESVPGKQVTMAHVISRPDERVKEKLGFKGKNFSAIGIMTITPGEAAIIAVDKAKKAGEVEIGFVDRFSGSVVVLGDVAAVKNSIQAANDFLQSALGFSVAKITMT, encoded by the coding sequence ATGGCTGAGTTAGAGAGAAAAATATATGAGTCAGTTCCAGGTAAACAGGTAACTATGGCACATGTAATTTCACGCCCAGATGAAAGAGTGAAAGAAAAATTAGGTTTTAAAGGTAAGAACTTTTCGGCAATTGGTATTATGACCATAACTCCAGGGGAAGCTGCTATTATTGCAGTTGATAAAGCAAAGAAGGCAGGAGAAGTTGAAATTGGTTTTGTAGACCGTTTCAGTGGTTCCGTTGTAGTTCTAGGAGATGTGGCGGCAGTAAAAAATTCTATTCAAGCAGCAAATGATTTTCTTCAGTCAGCACTAGGTTTTTCTGTTGCGAAAATAACCATGACTTAG
- a CDS encoding EutP/PduV family microcompartment system protein, with product MKKVMFIGPVFAGKTTLKQAIYGEDIAYDKTQAVDFFDDVIDTPGEFIQHRYYYSSIQNLSTEVDLIAFVSSATDTSQIFSPGFAHSLVKPCIGIITKVDISSTEEIKLVEDNLKQAGVTDIFKVSSLNRDGIDALLDFLNKEED from the coding sequence ATGAAAAAGGTTATGTTTATTGGACCGGTCTTTGCCGGGAAAACAACATTAAAACAAGCTATTTATGGTGAAGATATAGCATATGATAAAACTCAAGCAGTTGATTTTTTTGATGATGTTATTGATACACCTGGGGAATTTATTCAACATAGATACTACTATAGTTCCATTCAGAATTTATCTACTGAAGTTGATTTGATTGCGTTTGTGTCTAGTGCAACAGATACAAGTCAGATATTTTCACCTGGTTTTGCACATTCCTTAGTTAAACCTTGTATTGGGATTATAACAAAAGTGGACATTTCATCAACTGAAGAGATAAAACTTGTTGAAGATAATTTAAAACAAGCTGGAGTTACAGATATCTTTAAAGTCTCTTCTTTGAATCGAGATGGAATTGATGCTTTGCTAGATTTTTTGAATAAAGAGGAGGATTAA
- a CDS encoding cob(I)yrinic acid a,c-diamide adenosyltransferase yields the protein MQIYTRTGDKGLTRIIGGSQVTKDSSRVTAYGTIDELNSIVGIIVSLAKEYGDLQEELMEIQQLLFDCGNDLANPESPKEARLKKENTLWLESRIDEYSQKAPTIESFILPGGSLIASYLHFARTVARRSEREIVSFQWKNDTNQEVMRFINRLSDYFFACARYVNAKEGVSDVLYERSGKVFHTEITKADLPEI from the coding sequence ATGCAAATATACACAAGAACAGGAGATAAAGGATTAACACGGATTATAGGAGGTTCACAAGTTACAAAAGATTCTTCACGTGTGACGGCCTATGGAACAATTGATGAACTGAATAGTATTGTTGGAATTATTGTTAGTTTAGCTAAAGAATACGGTGATTTACAAGAAGAACTAATGGAGATACAACAATTATTATTTGATTGTGGAAATGATTTGGCAAACCCAGAAAGTCCTAAAGAAGCTAGATTAAAAAAAGAAAATACACTTTGGTTAGAAAGCCGTATTGATGAATATTCTCAAAAAGCTCCAACTATTGAGTCATTTATTTTGCCAGGTGGATCGTTAATAGCGAGTTATTTGCATTTTGCTAGAACAGTGGCAAGGAGATCCGAGAGAGAGATTGTATCTTTCCAGTGGAAAAATGATACTAATCAAGAAGTCATGCGCTTCATCAATCGACTATCAGATTACTTCTTTGCTTGCGCTCGATATGTTAATGCCAAAGAAGGTGTCAGTGATGTCCTTTATGAGCGTAGTGGTAAGGTGTTTCATACTGAAATAACAAAAGCAGATCTTCCTGAAATATAA
- a CDS encoding 1-propanol dehydrogenase PduQ: MFSVNFGTKIHMGEDSLKRLEQFDKERIYIITDEFISKSEILSKVMALISSSNELLVFKDVIPDPPIDTIVAGIELAKDFRPTQVIAIGGGSAIDAAKGIIYFGQQSNNLMDASLICIPTTSGTGSEVTNFAIITDAENGTKYPLVTDDILPKEAILDTSLVINLPQSQTANTGIDVLTHAIEAMVSTKASDISDAFAEKAIKLVFDYLPRAYKDGTDKVAREKMHIASTLAGLAFNQASLGLNHGIAHAAGAKFHIAHGRLNGILLPYVIKFNSGISNSINQEVAEKYRYIASILDLNTASATIGTRSLVNEINKLLTTLGIPHSFSEYGLDKKLFDDNLSEIADSAVKDMTTKTNPIPVTPKDVARILIEAY, encoded by the coding sequence ATGTTTTCAGTAAATTTTGGCACAAAAATTCATATGGGTGAAGATAGTCTTAAGCGGTTAGAACAGTTCGATAAGGAACGGATATATATTATTACTGATGAGTTTATCTCAAAGTCAGAGATTTTATCAAAAGTAATGGCATTAATCTCTTCTTCAAATGAGCTTTTAGTTTTTAAGGATGTTATTCCGGATCCTCCGATAGATACGATTGTAGCAGGAATTGAACTGGCTAAAGATTTTAGACCAACTCAAGTTATTGCTATTGGAGGGGGTTCTGCAATAGATGCGGCAAAAGGAATTATTTACTTTGGACAACAGTCTAACAATTTGATGGATGCATCCTTAATTTGTATTCCAACTACGAGTGGGACAGGATCAGAAGTGACAAATTTTGCGATTATTACTGATGCAGAAAACGGAACAAAATACCCACTCGTTACCGATGATATTCTTCCGAAAGAAGCAATATTAGACACAAGTTTGGTAATTAATTTACCTCAAAGCCAAACGGCAAATACTGGGATTGACGTTTTGACCCATGCGATTGAAGCAATGGTTTCAACAAAAGCATCAGACATATCAGATGCTTTTGCAGAGAAGGCAATTAAACTAGTCTTTGACTACTTACCAAGAGCTTATAAAGATGGCACAGATAAAGTTGCCCGCGAGAAAATGCATATTGCATCGACCCTTGCTGGACTAGCTTTTAATCAAGCATCATTGGGGTTAAATCATGGTATTGCCCACGCAGCAGGAGCTAAGTTCCATATCGCTCACGGTAGGTTAAACGGAATATTACTTCCTTACGTTATTAAGTTTAATAGTGGTATTTCTAATTCAATAAACCAGGAAGTAGCTGAAAAATATCGTTATATCGCAAGCATATTAGATCTTAATACGGCAAGTGCAACGATTGGAACAAGATCCTTAGTGAATGAAATAAATAAGTTACTCACTACTTTGGGAATTCCTCACTCGTTTTCCGAATATGGCTTAGACAAGAAATTGTTCGATGATAATTTATCTGAAATCGCTGATAGTGCAGTAAAAGATATGACAACTAAAACGAATCCAATACCCGTTACGCCAAAAGACGTTGCGCGAATACTAATAGAAGCCTATTAG
- a CDS encoding BMC domain-containing protein: MDSRERVIQEYVPGKQITLAHVIANPDEEVYGKIGINRSDRDAIGIMTITPSETAIIAVDIAVKAANVEIDFMDRFTGSLVISGDVSSVKIAIKEIVDVLSEVLGFNSNSISSS; this comes from the coding sequence TTGGATAGTAGAGAACGCGTAATTCAGGAATATGTTCCTGGAAAGCAGATAACTTTAGCACATGTAATCGCGAATCCAGATGAAGAAGTATATGGAAAGATAGGTATCAATCGATCGGATAGGGATGCTATTGGCATTATGACAATTACACCTAGTGAAACGGCAATTATAGCGGTAGATATTGCAGTTAAAGCAGCTAATGTTGAGATTGACTTTATGGACCGATTCACTGGTTCTTTAGTAATCAGTGGAGATGTTTCATCAGTTAAAATTGCTATTAAGGAAATAGTTGATGTACTATCTGAAGTATTAGGGTTTAATTCAAATTCTATAAGTAGTAGTTAA
- a CDS encoding ANTAR domain-containing response regulator, producing the protein MLEQSGYNVVAEAGDGFEAIQLAQKHHPDIVIMDIKMPLLDGLTASKRIMAEDLTSGIILLTAYSDTKFIEKAKEFGASGYLIKPLNEGALIPMVELSLAKGEEFKQMSQEIKKLNKKLSERKTIEKAKGKLMDLENLTEEEAYQKIRTISMEKRVPMIDIAETLVLIDER; encoded by the coding sequence ATGCTTGAACAATCTGGCTACAATGTTGTAGCTGAGGCAGGGGATGGATTTGAAGCCATACAATTGGCTCAAAAACACCATCCAGATATTGTAATTATGGATATTAAAATGCCGTTATTAGATGGTTTGACCGCTTCGAAACGAATTATGGCTGAAGATTTAACATCTGGCATCATATTATTAACTGCCTATAGTGATACAAAATTTATAGAAAAAGCCAAAGAATTCGGAGCGTCGGGGTACTTAATTAAACCCTTAAATGAAGGTGCATTAATACCAATGGTTGAACTGTCCTTAGCTAAAGGTGAAGAGTTCAAACAAATGTCACAAGAAATAAAAAAATTAAACAAGAAGTTAAGTGAACGTAAAACAATTGAAAAAGCTAAAGGCAAGTTAATGGATCTTGAAAATTTAACAGAAGAAGAAGCTTATCAGAAAATTCGAACGATTAGCATGGAAAAACGCGTACCGATGATAGACATTGCAGAAACTTTGGTGTTAATCGATGAAAGATAA
- a CDS encoding histidine kinase N-terminal domain-containing protein, with the protein MKDKVNQDIANLCQKYSPLSSEEINYLIDYTKEIQIGEQYSGQDIFIDVWNSIQDEAIVVWHRKPLNTESLYKETVVGKIALKKDEPGPLRTLATGLPSINLYAITQEGTYIKQTSYPIHYRDKVIGVLILEESSVETSKNILDEKTQRKENISNSPSLMNLIDLLSEIVMIFNSEGILIDSNKAARDFYKEIGYMNPINQLHYDNLAIDNSRFKKVKEMEADEILTSEISFWNYFLEKKIFKDRNNQYIQILKDETSRKEVEAVIENELVTVQEIHHRVKNNLQTIVSLLRLQSRRTDSLEAKKVLNESINRVMSIATTHELLSKKNEDIINLKEVIDSIVNNLMYSFSSQRYIRVVTDINENIDLDFDLAVPVALIVNELVQNSLEHAFPENEINIADANITVKATEEDKFIQLRISDNGIGFKFVESDNMNLGLQIVTSFVKSKLNGLIVFESNKPGTLVRINFINTTNE; encoded by the coding sequence ATGAAAGATAAAGTGAATCAAGATATTGCTAATCTCTGTCAAAAGTATTCACCTCTGTCATCTGAAGAAATTAATTATTTAATTGATTATACGAAAGAAATTCAGATTGGTGAACAATACAGTGGACAAGATATCTTTATTGATGTTTGGAACTCTATCCAAGATGAAGCAATTGTTGTATGGCACAGAAAGCCTTTAAATACAGAGTCTTTATATAAAGAAACTGTTGTAGGGAAAATTGCTTTGAAAAAAGATGAACCTGGCCCTTTAAGAACATTAGCAACAGGTCTCCCGTCGATAAACCTGTATGCCATAACGCAAGAAGGTACTTACATTAAGCAAACCTCTTACCCTATACATTACCGAGATAAAGTTATTGGTGTGCTGATTTTAGAAGAAAGTAGTGTTGAAACAAGTAAAAATATTCTAGATGAAAAAACTCAAAGGAAAGAGAATATATCAAACTCTCCAAGCTTAATGAATCTTATTGATTTACTAAGTGAGATTGTTATGATTTTTAATTCTGAAGGTATTCTGATTGATTCTAATAAAGCTGCGAGGGATTTTTATAAAGAGATCGGCTATATGAATCCAATTAATCAATTGCACTATGATAATTTAGCAATTGATAACTCTAGGTTCAAAAAGGTTAAAGAAATGGAAGCAGATGAGATTTTAACAAGTGAAATTAGTTTTTGGAATTATTTCTTGGAGAAAAAGATTTTTAAAGACAGAAATAATCAATATATTCAAATTCTAAAAGACGAAACAAGTCGTAAAGAAGTAGAAGCTGTTATTGAGAACGAACTAGTAACTGTTCAAGAAATTCATCATAGAGTTAAAAATAATTTGCAGACAATTGTCTCATTACTTCGCTTACAGTCAAGAAGGACAGATTCTTTGGAAGCGAAGAAAGTTTTGAATGAAAGTATTAATAGAGTTATGTCTATTGCAACAACACACGAACTTTTATCCAAAAAAAATGAAGATATTATTAATCTTAAAGAGGTTATTGATTCTATAGTGAATAATTTGATGTATTCTTTTTCAAGTCAAAGATATATTCGAGTGGTTACAGATATTAATGAAAATATAGATTTAGACTTTGATTTAGCAGTTCCTGTAGCACTTATCGTTAACGAATTAGTTCAAAATTCATTAGAGCACGCTTTCCCTGAAAATGAGATTAACATAGCAGATGCAAATATCACCGTTAAAGCAACTGAAGAAGATAAATTTATTCAGTTAAGGATTTCCGATAATGGGATAGGCTTCAAGTTCGTTGAATCGGATAATATGAATCTAGGGTTACAAATTGTAACGAGTTTTGTAAAAAGTAAGTTAAATGGCTTGATTGTATTCGAATCTAACAAACCTGGGACTTTAGTCCGAATTAACTTTATTAATACAACAAATGAATAA
- the eutA gene encoding ethanolamine ammonia-lyase reactivating factor EutA — MKNLLSIGIDIGTSTTQMILSELRIENTSSAYSIPRISITDKEVIFKSEIMFTPIDKDNLIDAQQIQTFVTEQYQKAGIAPKDIQTGAIIITGETVRKENSRAVADALSGYAGDFVVATAGPDLESIIAGKGAGAHSYSEKNHCSTLNLDIGGGTTNVVIFEDGVTVDTACFDIGGRLIKVDENQIIQYISPKFLEIISNEKINLKIGKRIDLIELDKLLDIIIDVLQNIVGIGSKNIYYDLLITNKSLNTTLKADFISFSGGVADYINRETNQSELFRYGDIGIILGRRIYQSEIYKHYKVLESIETIRATVVGAGSHTTSVSGSTIHFRGDILPLKNIPVVKMTPEEEQSEDLANIIEKKIQWFDFKAEEQTVAISFKGLHNPTFSYIQSLANRIWKGVNKLIEIGYPIVIIIEEDMAKALGQTLFSLLSDNDDFIVLDNIYVNDGDYIDIGNPISEGQVLPVVIKTLVFN, encoded by the coding sequence ATGAAAAACTTATTAAGTATTGGAATAGACATAGGTACTTCAACAACACAAATGATTTTATCTGAATTAAGGATAGAAAATACATCGTCTGCTTATTCCATTCCACGAATTTCAATAACCGATAAGGAAGTCATATTTAAAAGTGAGATTATGTTTACACCGATTGATAAGGATAACCTCATTGATGCTCAACAGATTCAAACTTTTGTTACCGAACAATATCAGAAAGCGGGTATCGCTCCTAAAGATATTCAAACAGGAGCTATCATTATTACTGGAGAAACTGTAAGAAAAGAAAATTCACGAGCCGTGGCAGACGCCTTAAGTGGCTATGCTGGAGATTTTGTCGTTGCAACAGCTGGACCGGATTTGGAAAGTATTATAGCTGGTAAAGGTGCGGGTGCTCATTCGTATTCTGAAAAGAATCACTGTTCAACTTTAAACCTAGACATAGGGGGCGGAACGACAAATGTAGTGATTTTTGAAGATGGAGTGACAGTGGATACAGCCTGTTTTGACATTGGAGGACGTTTAATCAAAGTTGATGAGAATCAAATAATTCAGTATATTTCTCCAAAATTTCTTGAAATTATTTCAAATGAAAAAATCAATTTAAAGATTGGCAAGAGAATTGATCTCATTGAATTAGATAAGTTGCTTGATATTATTATCGATGTTTTACAGAATATTGTAGGTATTGGTTCAAAAAATATCTATTATGATTTATTGATTACAAATAAGTCATTAAACACAACTTTAAAAGCTGACTTTATATCTTTTTCTGGAGGTGTTGCAGATTATATCAATCGAGAGACAAATCAGAGTGAGTTATTTCGATATGGGGATATTGGAATTATTTTAGGACGACGTATTTATCAATCAGAGATTTACAAACACTATAAGGTTTTAGAAAGCATCGAGACTATACGTGCAACGGTTGTTGGAGCAGGGTCACATACGACAAGTGTAAGTGGTAGTACAATTCATTTTAGAGGAGATATACTACCTTTAAAAAATATTCCAGTTGTAAAGATGACACCAGAAGAGGAACAGAGCGAAGATCTTGCAAATATTATTGAAAAAAAAATTCAATGGTTCGATTTCAAAGCAGAAGAGCAAACTGTTGCGATATCTTTCAAAGGGTTGCATAATCCGACATTTTCATATATCCAATCACTCGCAAACAGAATATGGAAAGGCGTTAATAAGCTGATTGAAATTGGTTATCCTATTGTTATTATTATCGAAGAAGACATGGCGAAAGCATTAGGTCAAACACTTTTTTCGCTGCTATCAGATAACGATGATTTTATTGTTTTGGATAATATCTATGTCAACGATGGTGATTATATTGATATTGGTAATCCTATATCAGAAGGACAAGTATTACCAGTTGTGATAAAAACATTAGTATTTAATTAA
- a CDS encoding ethanolamine ammonia-lyase subunit EutB, with protein sequence MILKTRLFGRVYEFKSVLEALAKANEEKSGDELAGLAAESAEERVAAKTVVANLKLSDIFNNPAVPYEKDEVTRIIIDNVNLRTYERIKNWTVSELREWILSNDTTNYDIHRISNGLTSEMVAAVCKIMTNMDLIVAAQKITIEKTANTTIGRPGTFSARLQPNHPTDNIEGIMASVMEGLSMGIGDAVIGLNPVNDGTDSVKRILHEFNDFIEEWEIPTQHVVLAHVATQMQAMEQGAPTGLVFQSISGSEKGNTAFGIDAKMLAEAKDMALKTGTAVGPNVMYFETGQGSELSSDAHHDVDQVTMEARCYGFAKEFDPFLVNTVVGFIGPEYLYDSKQVIRAGLEDHFMGKLTGISMGVDVCYTNHMKADQNDAENLAVLLGVAGVNFIMGIPNGDDVMLNYQTTGYHETATIRSLLNKRPIKEFELWLEKMGFMDNGALTSLAGDASVFLKNKR encoded by the coding sequence ATGATATTAAAGACAAGATTGTTTGGTCGTGTTTATGAGTTTAAGTCAGTACTTGAAGCATTGGCCAAAGCAAATGAAGAAAAATCAGGAGACGAACTTGCAGGGTTAGCTGCCGAGTCTGCTGAAGAGAGAGTTGCAGCAAAAACGGTTGTTGCAAATTTAAAACTTTCTGATATTTTCAATAATCCAGCAGTTCCATATGAAAAAGATGAAGTGACACGCATTATTATTGATAATGTGAATCTTAGAACATATGAGCGGATTAAAAACTGGACTGTCTCAGAATTAAGAGAATGGATCTTAAGTAACGATACAACCAATTATGATATTCATCGAATTTCAAATGGACTTACTTCGGAAATGGTGGCAGCGGTATGTAAAATAATGACCAATATGGATTTAATTGTAGCTGCTCAAAAAATCACCATTGAGAAAACAGCTAATACAACCATAGGTAGACCAGGGACTTTCTCAGCAAGATTACAACCTAACCATCCAACGGATAACATCGAAGGGATTATGGCTTCGGTGATGGAAGGATTATCCATGGGGATTGGTGATGCAGTAATAGGGTTGAACCCAGTTAATGATGGAACGGATAGTGTTAAACGCATTTTACATGAGTTTAATGATTTTATAGAAGAATGGGAGATCCCGACTCAACACGTGGTCCTTGCGCATGTGGCGACACAAATGCAAGCAATGGAACAAGGCGCACCGACAGGACTTGTTTTTCAGTCAATTTCCGGTTCAGAAAAAGGCAATACCGCCTTTGGTATTGACGCAAAGATGCTTGCAGAAGCCAAAGATATGGCCTTAAAAACTGGAACAGCTGTTGGACCAAACGTTATGTATTTTGAGACTGGACAAGGGTCTGAGTTGTCATCGGATGCCCATCACGATGTTGATCAAGTGACGATGGAGGCAAGATGTTATGGATTTGCTAAAGAATTTGATCCTTTCTTAGTTAACACAGTAGTAGGGTTCATCGGACCAGAGTATTTATATGACTCTAAGCAAGTTATTCGTGCCGGTTTAGAAGACCATTTTATGGGTAAACTAACTGGTATTTCGATGGGTGTAGATGTATGTTATACCAACCATATGAAAGCAGATCAAAATGATGCTGAGAATTTAGCGGTATTGTTAGGTGTTGCTGGTGTTAACTTTATAATGGGTATACCTAATGGGGATGACGTGATGTTAAATTATCAAACAACCGGCTATCATGAAACAGCTACCATCCGTAGCTTACTTAACAAGCGTCCTATTAAAGAGTTTGAATTATGGTTGGAGAAAATGGGCTTTATGGATAACGGTGCATTAACGAGTTTAGCTGGTGATGCGTCAGTATTCTTAAAAAATAAAAGATAG